A window of Arcobacter acticola genomic DNA:
TATAAATCTAAAATATCATAAATCTTTTTCTCAACTACTAGCGTTTCTACGATTTTATTTCCAAGACCATCTATATTCATACAGTTTTTACTTGCAAAATAAATAATAGAGTTTACTACTCTTGCTGGGCAATCTAGGTTTTGGCATTTTATCATTGTGCCTTCATCTAAAACTTCACTTTGGCATTCAGGACATGAAGTAGGTCGAGAAATAATTGTTTCATCTCCTTTCCTTCGTTCTGTAAATACCTTAGTGATTTTTGGAATAATATCTCCACTTTTTATAATAATAACTTCATCATTTAGTCTTAAATCTAATCTTTCAATTTCATCAAAGTTATGAAGTGTTGCTCGACTTACTGTACTTCCATCTATTAAAGTGGGCTCAACTAAAGCAACAGGAGTTAAAACTCCTGTTCTTCCTACTTGTATAATAATATCTTTTACAATAGTTGTTTTCTCAACTGCTGGGAATTTATAAGCACAAGACCATCTTGGAAATTTTACTGTATATCCTAACTCATCTTGTGTTTCAATGTCATTTACTTTTATAACCATTCCATCAAGCATCATTTCAATATCGTTTCTTGAAGCAATTATTTCATGGTAAAGTTTTTCGATTCCCGCAACATCTTTTGTAACTGTTATTAAAGGAGGTCGAGCGAATCCTAATGAATATATATAATTCATTTTCTCGCTCAGAGTTTTAAAATCAAGTGAATTTTGACCAATTCCCCAAATATTAAAAAATAGTTTTCGCTTAGCTGTAATACTTGGATCTAGTTGTCTTAAACTTCCTGCTGCTGCGTTTCTAGGGTTTGCGAAAAGTTGTTCGTTATTTGCTAATCTATCTTGATTTATTTTTTCAAAATCTTTTTTCTTAATAACAATTTCACCTCGAAGTTCAATTAAAGACTTCTCTTTTATTTGAAGTGGAATAGAGTGAATTGTTTTAACATTGTTTGTAACATCTTCACCAATACTTCCATCACCCCTTGTTATTGCTTGTTTTAATAAACCATTTTCATAAATAAGATTTAAAGAAGCTCCATCAAATTTTGGCTCACAGTAAAACTCTAAATCAGTATTTACTTTTTGTGCTCTTTTTATCCAGTCTTCTAATTCTTGCGTATTAAAAACATCTTCTTGAGACCACATTCTACTTAAGTGAGATGCTTTTTCAAAACCATCAAGTATAAATCCACCAACTCTTTTATTTGGCGAGTTTGGATGGGATAAAGTAGGGTTTTCTTGTTCAAAAGCGAGGCATTCTCTAGCAAGTAAATCATACTCTTCATCACTTGCAAGGGGATTGTCAAATACATAGTATTCTTGGGCCCAAGAGATTAGTTTTTCTATTTTTAAATCATATTCATTTTTAGTCATTATTTCTCATTATTCATTTTTTTCTTTTGAATTATACTTAATAGATTTAGTATAAAAGATAAATAAGTTATAATTCTAATTTAAATTTAAGACAAGAAGAGATTATATGAGTTATTTAGATATTTGTATTATGGGTTGGAATTTAAACGCTTTAATGTTTGTTATTAACTTTTTAATAGCAATAAGAGTTATTTCAACACAAGATAGAAGTAAGCTTCAAGAAGAAAGTTTAGTTTTAAAAGAGTTAAAAGATGAATTGGAAAAATACTATCCTAATAGAACACTAACAACAATGATTACATATGTAGTGCCATTTACAGCATTTTTTAGAATGAATTATAAACTAGTAGAAATGTATTTCTTTTTCCAAAAAAATACAGAAGCTAAGATGTTTGATTATATGGTATATAAATATACTTATGATATTCAAAAGGCTAAGAATAGCCAAGAATAAGACTATAAAAGAAAATTAAATTTTATGAAATGATATTTCTGAATTTGCACAGTTATTTTTACACTACCATATTTATCACACTTTTTATAATCAAATTGAAATAAACATCCAGCCAGTTTTATTTAATTTATTAAAGTTAAGTTCTTTATATATTTTTTCTAAATCTTTATTATCAGGTAAAAGAACTATATATTTTAAACCTATATTTTCTTGAATATTTTTTGCGATTGAAATAACTAATTCTATTAAATATTCTGATGTTTTTACATTGTCCAAATCTTCTAAAACTAAGCCTCTATATTTTTTACTTACAAATAAAAAATCAATTTGTAAAGCTGGAAAATCTTCTATTGAAGTTGAAGAGATAGAAATAAGACCTAAATTTTCATTATCTTTTTTTAATACATAAAGAACTGTTTTTGATTTTTTTACTCTTTTACAAATATCTTCGATAAAAAGTGTTTCTCTATGTTTTTGTTCAAATAAGTCTGAAAGTTCTAAAGATGCTATAATTTTTTTTGAAAGTTGATACTCAGTTGTGATACTATTGTATTTTTTAATTTCTATCAAGTTGATACTATACTATATTATACTTTCTAGAGGTTGCTTTTTTGATTAGTTTATCATTTATTGGAGTATTTACTAATTTATCTCTTTCAGTACTTGAAAGCTTTTTAGGCGGAACAATAGTAATAACTTTATCGTTTTTAATTGATAATGCCATTATAAACCTTTTCTTTTAAATTTTTAATATTATATCACAATGAGGGGTTTTTATCAATATATATTTTTTTTAATTCCTATAAGTAATAGATTACAAGTGTTTCTTTCTTTTCCATTTTTTTAAAGTTCTTTTTTCTATCATGGGACTTAGTGATTTTATAACTTTACCTTTATTAGTAATTCTAAATGACACTTGATACTTCTTAATATAGCCATTTAGGGACGAAATAGGGGACAATTAAGTTATGAATTAGTAGATTTTTTATATTAAAAAATATAAATTAGTTGATTTAATTACTTATTTTACTGTACGTTCTATGAATTAAGATTATATGGTTTACAAATATACTAGTGAAAAAAATAAGGTTAAAAATTAATAATTTCATATTCTTTTTTGTGAATATTCGATAGAGTGTACTATATAAAAACAATTAATGAAAGTCTAATAAAAAGGTCAATGATGGTAAAAAAATTAATATTAATAGGATTACTAAGTACATTAACTTATGCAGATACACCTGAAAATATAATTAGTGTCAGCGGAATTATAACAGATATTAGCCAAGGAAGTAAATATAAAACAATTCGTATTTTATTAGATGATGGTAGTCAAATTAGAGCTAAAGTTTATCGAACATCAAGACTAAATGAAAAAGAACGAGTACTTGGAAGTTGTAGTAACTATAAATATGGAGAATATCAAAGTTGTACATTATCAAAAATCATACATTGAATAATCAGCTTAAAGGTTTTTATAACACACCAGCTTTATTTGAAAATGATTATTATGGTTTCACTCAATTTGAACTAGAAGATATTGATGTTGAGAATTTTGATATAAGTAATATTCAAATACTACAACAACTTCCCCTAGGAAAGAGAGTAGAGTACTTTTTTGATGCTCTTATTACTTACTCTTTAAATTATGAAAGAGTTTTAAAAAATATACAAATTATTCATGATAAACACACTCTTGGTGAATTGGATTTTATTATTTATGATAAAAAAAGAGATAAATATATTCATATAGAAATGCAGTATAAGTTTTATCTTTATGATGAGAGTTTTGAAAATGAAATTGATAGATATATTGGTCCCAATAGAAATGATACTTTAGTTTTAAAACTGCAAAGACTAAAAGAGAAACAGTTTCCTTTACTTTTTAAAGAAGAAACAAAATCTTATATACCAAACATTGATTTAAATAACATAGAGCAAAAGATTCTTTTCAAATGCAATATTTTTCTTCCAAGACATCTAAAAAACAAAAAATTATCTCTTATAAACAATGATTGTGTTAGTGGTTATTATTTAAGTTTTAAAGAATTTATTGCTGATGATTCTTTTAAAAATATCACTTTGTTCGTTCCCCATAGATTTGATTGGTTAAGTGCTCCTTCTTCAAATGAAAACTGGAAAAGTTATAATGAAGTAAAAGATGATATTGAATACTTTATTAATCTAAAGGCTTCGCCTCTTATTTGGTCAAAATATACAAATAATGGTGAAATAGTTATTGAAAGATTTTTTGTTACTTTTTGGTAAAAGAGATTAATTTATCTCTTTTAAAATTTCTTTTATTACCACATATACATTTTCAACAGATTTTATAGAAACTTGCTCTTTTTTTGAGTGAGGAAAGTTAATTGTAGGGCCTATTGATGCTACTTTTATATGTGGATAAATATCTTTAAATATTGCACATTCAAGTCCTGCATGAATAGCTTCTAATGATGCACTTGGATTGATTTTTTTATAAACTTCTAGTACTTTTGATGTAAATTCATTTATATCTGGTTTCCATGCTGGATACTTTCCATTTGTGCTTACTGTGAAATTATGATTTTCTAATATTTCTATTGTTTCATCTTTTAGATTTTTCAAATCATCATTATCCATAGAACGAGCACTTAATTCTATTTTTACACTATCTAAGTCGGTTTTTATTATGGCAATATTAATTGAGCTTTGAACTACATTTAACTCACTATTCATATCTCTTACACCATTTTCAAAATCATAAATAAAATCAATAATATTATCATCAAAGATATTTAAATGCTCACTTTTAGCTTCAATCTTTTCAATAATCATATTTTCATGACTTGCTATTGGAGTTTTAGAACTTGCTATTATTGCTTTTACATTTACAGGAATTGAGTTTATTCTCTCTCCTCCATTTATGTCAAGAAGTTTACCTTCACACTCTTTTATTGTTTGAGCTATTAGTTTTATTCCATTTGGTATATTTTTATCTATATCAACACCACTGTGTCCACCTTGAAGTTTAGAGATTGAAATTTCATATAAATCAAGATTATCTGTATTTGGAATGATTTTTTTATTTGTATTAGATGCAAAAATATCAACACCACCTGCACAACCTATACAAATCTCACCTTCTTCTTCACTATCAAGATTTAGCATATAAGTAGCATTTAGTGGTAGATTAAGATTATTAGCTCCTATAAGTCCTATCTCTTCATCTGAAGTAAATAGAAACTCTCCATCGTAGTTCTCTTGCATTAAAGCAATCATATAAGAACAACCAATTCCATTGTCACTTCCAAGTGTAGAATCAGCAGCACTCAAAATATCACCATTTTCTACAATTTGTGGAACGCAATTATCTTTTAAACAAACTATGTCATAGTGGGATTGGAAAACTACTTTCGCTTTTGAATTCTCTTTTTTACATAAAATATTATTATGTTCATCACTTAGACATATATAATCAAACTGCTTTGATAGCTTTTTCATATGATTTATAAATGGCTCATGAGTTCCTGAACATCTAGGTATTGCTGTTATCTCTTTGAAAATATTTATTATATTATTTTGCATAAAAATCCTTAAAATTAATTATTATATGTTAAGTGGTAATTTTATCTTAAAATTTGCACCATCTTGACTATTTGTTACTGTTATTTCACCTTTGCAATGATCTTTAATAATAATTTTACTCATATAAAGGCCAATTCCAGTACCTTCTTTTGCTTTTTTTGTAGAGAAATATGGATCAAAGATTTTATATATAATATCAGCTGATATTCCTTTTGCATTATCTTCTATATCTATTATTACAAAATCATTTTCTTTATAGGTTTTGATTTCTATTTTTTTATTTATTATCTCATTTTCAACTAATGCATCTTCTGCATTTTTTAATAAAATTAAAATTACTTGTTGGATTTCTGTTGTATAAGTAGTTATATTTTCATTAAATTCATAATTTTTAATTAATTGTATTTCTTTTGAGTCAAAAGATGTTTTTATTATATTTATGGCTTTTTCAATAATATCTTCAAGTTTTGATTCTACTTTTTCTTTATCTGATTTAAAGAAATTTCTAAAATCATCAATTGTAAATGATAAATGTTGAGTATACTCTGTGATTAATTTTAGTTCTTCTTCTAAAATATCTTTTGATATTTCTTTATTTAATATATTCTTCAATAATAAATTATTAGTAGTAGCTGTAATTGCAGTTAATGGTTGTCTCCATTGATGTGCAATCATTGATATCATTTCTCCCATTTGAACAAATCTTGATTGTTGAATTAATTGAGCAGTTTTTTCTTCATTTATTTCAATTTCTTTTTTTATTCTTTCTTCTAAATTACAAGTTAATACTTCTAATTTTTTTTCCATTTCTTTTCTTTTATTTATATCTCTAATTACAGTATGAATTACAAGATTACTATTGATTTCTATTGAGGTTAAAACGACTTCTATCCATAGTTTCTTATGGTCTTTACTTGTATGCATCCACTCAAAACTACAAATTCCATTTTTTAATGCTTCATTTACTTTAATTATCGCTTTTAAGTTTGAACTTAGACCATCAGGCTGAAATCTTGGAGATATTTCGTAAAGATACTTATCAATCAATTCATCTTTTGAATAGTGTAGTATTTTTGTTGCAGCTTCATTACAATCGCTGATTTTCTTATTTTTTAATAATAATACACCATCTGCAGATTTATTATATAATTTTTCAAAAAGCTCTTTTTGTTTAGCAATTTGTCTATTCTTTTTCTCAATTTCATTATTTATAAGTCGTAAGGTTTTATTATGTTTTTTTAAAATAGATTGTCTGTAGGCAAGTATTAGAAGAATAATAAAAACTACCAATGATATTTTCCAAACTATAGAATAATCAAAGGGCATATTTATAGAAAAATTTGTCCACTTATTGAAAATTTCATTGTGTTCATTTTCACTTATTTGCTCAATTGCTCTATTGAAAATATTATAAAGAATGATATTGTCTTTAGAAATAGCAATTTGACTTGTTAATAAGATATCTGTATATCTTGAAATAAAAATATTATTAAAAGCAAATTTTGACATATAATAAGCAACTACAGGCAATGGTTCCATTGCATAATAAACTTTATTGCTATTAACAGCTTCAAAAGTTTCATAATCACTATTTGTTTCAATTATATTAATATTTGGATAATTGTTTTTTAAAGTATCTAGATTTTCAGAATTTGATTTTTTTGCCATAGTTTCATTTAAAACTTCATCTATATCTTGAACAACAGGTTTACCTTTTTGTGTAATAATTGCTAATTTATAACTAAGAAGTGGATTAGTGAAAACTATCTTTTCTGAATTTTTGTTTTCTGAAGTAGTAGGTAAAATATCACATATTTTTTCTTCTAGATATTTTTTTGCAGTTTGATAATCTTGAACTATAATATTTTCAAATTTAACATTGATTTTTTTCCCAAGCAAGTTTAATAAATCTATATTTATACCTTGGGTCTTTTTATTTTCATAAAATTCAATTGGTTTTAGATTTATGATATTACACATTTTTATTATATTATTATTGCTTAGATATTGTTTTTCCTCTTTTGATAGAAAACTTTTATTAGATACTAATTCATTATTTCCAAACCATTTTCTTTTTAAATCTAATAACTCTTTATCTGTGATTGAATCTTGAGCTTTATTTAAAATAGATTTTAAAATAGTTTTATCTTTTGAAACAGCAATACTTATGTAAGAAACCAATCTATCATCATTTACATAGTTTGTTGCAACAACTTCTGATATGTTTTTTGTTGAGATTATATAGTCTAATACATTTTTTTTATCAATAGTTGCATCTGCTTTTCCCAAAGATAATAATTTTAATGCTTCTACAGAATCATTTACAAGAATTTGTTTTATTTGTGGATAATATTTTTCAAGTAATTGTTGGGCAAAAAAACCTTTTGGCATAACGATAGTTTTGCCTTCTAACTTTTCCAAAGAATCAATATCTTCATTACCTTTTTTTACATATATGGCATTTGCAGCAATATGATAAACATTTGTAAACTCAAAAAATTCTTCTCTTTGTTTATTCTTGGAAATATTTATAATGGCATCAATTTTATTGGTTTTTAGCATTTCCATAAAATCATTCCAGCTAGGTCCTGAAATATATTGAACTTTTATTCCTAATTTACTTGCAATTAAATTCATATAATCAATTACAAATCCTTTTGGAGTATCATTTTCATTGAAATTATATGGAGGCCAATAAGCCTCATTGTGTAAACGCAAAGGTTGATTGTTTTGTAAAAAGAGTTCTTCTTCGTTTGTTAAATTTATATTATTGTTTTTTGCATTTAAAAATGATATAAGAAAAATAAAAATAAAAATAAATTTCATTAAATCTGTCTATATTTAAGTGAGTATCCATGAGAATAAATTGTTTCAAACAAATCACATTCAAGTTTTATTTTTAGTCTAGTGATTATATTTCTTATTCTTTTTGTATTTTCTTCATAATCTTCAAATAGATAATATTCTATTTCAGTATAACTTTTTATAATGCTATTTGATTTTATAAATAATTCGAATAGTTTAGTTTCATATTTTGATAATCTAATATGGCAACTATTTTTATATAATTGATTTGTTGTTTTATTCCAAAAGTAGTTAAATTCTAATTTAATTAAATTATCAAATATCTCTTCT
This region includes:
- a CDS encoding transporter substrate-binding domain-containing protein, which encodes MKFIFIFIFLISFLNAKNNNINLTNEEELFLQNNQPLRLHNEAYWPPYNFNENDTPKGFVIDYMNLIASKLGIKVQYISGPSWNDFMEMLKTNKIDAIINISKNKQREEFFEFTNVYHIAANAIYVKKGNEDIDSLEKLEGKTIVMPKGFFAQQLLEKYYPQIKQILVNDSVEALKLLSLGKADATIDKKNVLDYIISTKNISEVVATNYVNDDRLVSYISIAVSKDKTILKSILNKAQDSITDKELLDLKRKWFGNNELVSNKSFLSKEEKQYLSNNNIIKMCNIINLKPIEFYENKKTQGINIDLLNLLGKKINVKFENIIVQDYQTAKKYLEEKICDILPTTSENKNSEKIVFTNPLLSYKLAIITQKGKPVVQDIDEVLNETMAKKSNSENLDTLKNNYPNINIIETNSDYETFEAVNSNKVYYAMEPLPVVAYYMSKFAFNNIFISRYTDILLTSQIAISKDNIILYNIFNRAIEQISENEHNEIFNKWTNFSINMPFDYSIVWKISLVVFIILLILAYRQSILKKHNKTLRLINNEIEKKNRQIAKQKELFEKLYNKSADGVLLLKNKKISDCNEAATKILHYSKDELIDKYLYEISPRFQPDGLSSNLKAIIKVNEALKNGICSFEWMHTSKDHKKLWIEVVLTSIEINSNLVIHTVIRDINKRKEMEKKLEVLTCNLEERIKKEIEINEEKTAQLIQQSRFVQMGEMISMIAHQWRQPLTAITATTNNLLLKNILNKEISKDILEEELKLITEYTQHLSFTIDDFRNFFKSDKEKVESKLEDIIEKAINIIKTSFDSKEIQLIKNYEFNENITTYTTEIQQVILILLKNAEDALVENEIINKKIEIKTYKENDFVIIDIEDNAKGISADIIYKIFDPYFSTKKAKEGTGIGLYMSKIIIKDHCKGEITVTNSQDGANFKIKLPLNI
- a CDS encoding DUF1853 family protein encodes the protein MYIIKNHTLNNQLKGFYNTPALFENDYYGFTQFELEDIDVENFDISNIQILQQLPLGKRVEYFFDALITYSLNYERVLKNIQIIHDKHTLGELDFIIYDKKRDKYIHIEMQYKFYLYDESFENEIDRYIGPNRNDTLVLKLQRLKEKQFPLLFKEETKSYIPNIDLNNIEQKILFKCNIFLPRHLKNKKLSLINNDCVSGYYLSFKEFIADDSFKNITLFVPHRFDWLSAPSSNENWKSYNEVKDDIEYFINLKASPLIWSKYTNNGEIVIERFFVTFW
- the ligA gene encoding NAD-dependent DNA ligase LigA, with the protein product MTKNEYDLKIEKLISWAQEYYVFDNPLASDEEYDLLARECLAFEQENPTLSHPNSPNKRVGGFILDGFEKASHLSRMWSQEDVFNTQELEDWIKRAQKVNTDLEFYCEPKFDGASLNLIYENGLLKQAITRGDGSIGEDVTNNVKTIHSIPLQIKEKSLIELRGEIVIKKKDFEKINQDRLANNEQLFANPRNAAAGSLRQLDPSITAKRKLFFNIWGIGQNSLDFKTLSEKMNYIYSLGFARPPLITVTKDVAGIEKLYHEIIASRNDIEMMLDGMVIKVNDIETQDELGYTVKFPRWSCAYKFPAVEKTTIVKDIIIQVGRTGVLTPVALVEPTLIDGSTVSRATLHNFDEIERLDLRLNDEVIIIKSGDIIPKITKVFTERRKGDETIISRPTSCPECQSEVLDEGTMIKCQNLDCPARVVNSIIYFASKNCMNIDGLGNKIVETLVVEKKIYDILDLYSLKYEDLENLEGFKEKKINNLINAIENTKGSSLHRIINALGIEHIGEVASKQICLEFGLDVVNIGYDSLIALDGIGEQMAKSFCEFMRVNKELVEKLIAIIAPTVEVKVEVEENNFKGKTIVLTGTMSVSRGDIKKQLELLGAKISSSVSKKTDYVIYGEDAGSKYDKAIELKVTVLTEDEMNSMI
- a CDS encoding M20/M25/M40 family metallo-hydrolase, giving the protein MQNNIINIFKEITAIPRCSGTHEPFINHMKKLSKQFDYICLSDEHNNILCKKENSKAKVVFQSHYDIVCLKDNCVPQIVENGDILSAADSTLGSDNGIGCSYMIALMQENYDGEFLFTSDEEIGLIGANNLNLPLNATYMLNLDSEEEGEICIGCAGGVDIFASNTNKKIIPNTDNLDLYEISISKLQGGHSGVDIDKNIPNGIKLIAQTIKECEGKLLDINGGERINSIPVNVKAIIASSKTPIASHENMIIEKIEAKSEHLNIFDDNIIDFIYDFENGVRDMNSELNVVQSSINIAIIKTDLDSVKIELSARSMDNDDLKNLKDETIEILENHNFTVSTNGKYPAWKPDINEFTSKVLEVYKKINPSASLEAIHAGLECAIFKDIYPHIKVASIGPTINFPHSKKEQVSIKSVENVYVVIKEILKEIN